From endosymbiont of Galathealinum brachiosum, one genomic window encodes:
- a CDS encoding mechanosensitive ion channel protein gives MDWLNENQLVDLLNIFSENPFYQAIIIVLSSLLLARLFNNVISKLILKIADKTKTHLDNQIIHISRPTVSNSIILIALGLASKLTFPDESGQFTSTVLYTLALLVWSLFFMRLSRIVLVHSSRNTHNLPLVTSQTLPLFQNLSALIISGLAIYIIFILWNIDMTAWLASAGIVGIAVGFAAKDTLANLFSGVLILADAPYKIGDYVVLDTGERGMVTHIGIRSTRMLTRADVELTIPNSIMGNTKIINESGGPYKKFRIQIRVGVAYGSDIDQVKQILFDVALAETTVCADPPPRVRFRSFGNSSLDLDLLCWVEDPSLRGQVIDILLTTIYKEFNKQNIEIPYTKQDLYIKEFPKEKL, from the coding sequence ATGGACTGGTTAAATGAAAACCAACTTGTTGATTTACTGAATATTTTCAGTGAAAACCCTTTTTATCAGGCGATTATTATTGTGCTATCCAGCCTGCTCCTGGCTCGCCTTTTTAATAACGTTATCAGCAAACTCATTTTAAAAATTGCTGACAAAACCAAAACACATCTGGATAACCAGATTATCCATATCAGCCGCCCGACAGTCAGCAACAGCATTATTCTTATTGCACTGGGGTTAGCCAGCAAACTTACATTTCCCGATGAGTCCGGGCAGTTCACATCAACCGTTCTTTATACTTTAGCCTTGCTGGTATGGTCATTATTCTTTATGCGCCTAAGTCGTATTGTACTGGTACATTCTAGTCGAAACACACACAACCTCCCTCTGGTCACTTCACAAACTCTACCCCTGTTTCAGAATTTATCGGCGTTAATCATTTCAGGTCTCGCCATCTATATCATTTTTATTCTATGGAATATAGATATGACGGCCTGGCTGGCATCAGCCGGTATCGTAGGTATTGCCGTTGGTTTTGCTGCCAAAGATACACTGGCAAATTTATTCTCCGGCGTTTTAATACTTGCTGATGCCCCCTATAAAATTGGCGACTATGTGGTACTCGACACAGGTGAGCGAGGCATGGTTACGCATATAGGAATACGCAGCACTCGCATGCTCACACGTGCAGATGTAGAACTCACCATTCCTAACTCAATTATGGGCAACACCAAAATCATTAATGAATCCGGTGGCCCCTACAAAAAATTTAGAATTCAAATCAGAGTCGGTGTCGCTTATGGCAGTGATATAGATCAGGTTAAACAGATATTATTTGATGTAGCTTTAGCAGAAACAACGGTATGCGCTGACCCGCCACCCAGAGTTCGATTTAGAAGTTTTGGAAACTCCAGTCTGGATCTGGATTTATTATGCTGGGTAGAAGACCCTTCATTACGCGGACAGGTCATTGATATTTTATTAACCACCATTTACAAAGAATTTAATAAACAAAATATTGAAATACCTTATACGAAGCAGGATTTGTATATTAAAGAGTTTCCGAAAGAGAAGTTATAA
- a CDS encoding Xaa-Pro aminopeptidase — MDQKIHARHRKQLLRMIGEDGIAILPAAPVRCRNRDVDYPYRQDSDFFYLSGFPEPEAVIVLVPGRKNGEYILFCRDKDEEQEIWHGRRCGPEGALEHYAADDAFPIDDIDDILPGLMEHCERVYHTMGLDPQFDKRVMDWVNSLRKQSRSGGHVPYEFVSLDYLLHDMRLFKNRDEIRLMKKAAKISVEAHKCAMRICKPGVNEYQLDAAIMYEFQRNGATWAYPSIVGGGANSCILHYTENNMPLNDGELVLIDAGCELGGYDADITRSFPVNGKYSEAQKEIFDLVVQANLDGIKQVKPGNHWNDPHLAAVKTLTKGMIELGLLKGTLSKLIKEEAYKKYYMHRTGHWLGMDVHDVGDYKVDDEWRLLEPGMVLTIEPGLYIPHGSRGAKRWWNIGVRIEDDVVVTKDGHEVLSAGLPKTTEEIEAIMAGE; from the coding sequence ATGGATCAAAAAATTCACGCACGACACAGAAAACAGCTTCTTCGAATGATTGGAGAAGATGGAATTGCTATTTTACCTGCAGCCCCGGTTCGTTGTAGAAATCGGGATGTGGATTACCCTTATCGACAGGATAGTGATTTCTTTTATCTAAGCGGTTTTCCTGAGCCCGAGGCTGTTATTGTGCTGGTGCCCGGGCGTAAAAATGGTGAATATATTCTGTTTTGCCGGGATAAAGATGAAGAGCAGGAAATCTGGCATGGTCGTCGTTGTGGGCCTGAAGGAGCATTAGAGCACTATGCGGCAGATGATGCGTTTCCAATAGATGATATTGACGATATTTTGCCCGGTTTGATGGAGCATTGTGAGCGTGTTTATCACACGATGGGGCTGGATCCCCAGTTTGATAAACGGGTTATGGACTGGGTTAATTCATTACGTAAACAGTCACGTTCCGGTGGTCATGTGCCTTATGAGTTTGTCTCTCTGGATTATCTATTACATGACATGCGGTTATTCAAAAACCGTGATGAAATTCGCCTGATGAAGAAAGCCGCTAAAATTTCTGTTGAAGCGCATAAGTGTGCGATGCGCATTTGTAAACCGGGTGTAAATGAATATCAGCTTGATGCGGCAATAATGTATGAGTTTCAGCGCAATGGAGCAACCTGGGCTTATCCCAGTATTGTTGGCGGGGGAGCGAATAGCTGTATTTTGCATTACACCGAAAATAATATGCCACTTAATGATGGGGAGCTTGTGTTGATTGATGCCGGTTGTGAGCTGGGTGGTTATGATGCAGATATTACCCGTTCGTTTCCTGTTAATGGAAAATACAGCGAGGCACAAAAAGAAATTTTTGATCTGGTTGTACAGGCAAACCTGGACGGGATTAAGCAGGTGAAACCGGGTAATCACTGGAATGACCCACATCTTGCAGCAGTGAAAACACTGACCAAAGGCATGATTGAGCTTGGCTTATTAAAAGGAACCTTGAGCAAGCTCATAAAAGAAGAAGCTTACAAGAAATATTATATGCATCGAACCGGGCACTGGTTAGGTATGGATGTGCATGATGTGGGTGATTACAAAGTTGATGATGAATGGCGTTTGTTAGAGCCAGGCATGGTATTAACCATTGAGCCGGGTTTGTATATTCCTCATGGAAGCCGTGGAGCAAAACGCTGGTGGAATATTGGTGTGCGTATAGAAGATGATGTTGTTGTGACGAAAGATGGTCATGAAGTTTTATCTGCCGGATTGCCAAAAACGACAGAAGAAATTGAAGCCATAATGGCTGGAGAATAA
- a CDS encoding 2-octaprenyl-6-methoxyphenyl hydroxylase: MSNQYDIIIIGGGMVGASLVAALKYHSDKKIAVVEAFPFDSSSQPSFDDRSIALSYGSRRIWESMGLWEKLEPEIEAIKSIHVSDRGHLGATRINHTEEKVEALGYVVENRVMGRILMNEVQSLDHVDWYCPATIESLEQLPDQVSIKIKTEKGEQDLQAKLLVAADGVTSSTRQLAGLNTLREDYKQSAIIANVQTDQKHQGIAYERFTDSGPVAFLPMTENRYSVVWTCKEQETSRIMQLTDEEFINELQQTFGFRAGLIEKTGERFSYPLAYTEVEQLTKGRVVVIGNAAHALHPVSGQGYNLALRDVAELAEMIVENEDPGHALLLSEYHTKRLKDMHRVYRITDSMVKIFSNNFSPLGHLRASGLIAVNLISPVRSLMARQSMGLLGYMNKLQRRLPL; encoded by the coding sequence ATGAGTAATCAGTACGACATAATTATAATCGGTGGGGGCATGGTTGGTGCCAGTCTTGTTGCGGCCCTGAAATATCATAGCGATAAAAAAATAGCGGTTGTTGAGGCTTTTCCATTTGATTCATCTTCACAGCCGAGTTTTGACGACCGTTCAATTGCTCTTTCATATGGTTCTCGGCGTATCTGGGAATCAATGGGTTTGTGGGAGAAATTAGAGCCTGAAATTGAAGCGATAAAATCTATTCACGTTTCTGATCGAGGTCATCTGGGCGCAACGCGTATAAATCATACTGAAGAAAAAGTTGAAGCACTGGGTTACGTGGTAGAAAACCGTGTAATGGGTCGAATATTGATGAATGAAGTTCAGTCTTTGGATCATGTTGACTGGTATTGTCCGGCAACCATTGAATCACTTGAGCAATTACCTGATCAGGTATCAATTAAAATTAAAACTGAAAAAGGCGAGCAGGATTTGCAGGCAAAACTACTGGTTGCTGCTGATGGAGTGACATCCAGTACGCGGCAACTGGCAGGTTTAAATACGCTACGTGAAGATTATAAACAGTCTGCAATCATTGCAAATGTGCAAACAGATCAAAAACATCAGGGAATAGCTTATGAGCGTTTTACTGACAGCGGTCCCGTTGCTTTTTTACCCATGACAGAAAATAGATACTCTGTTGTCTGGACCTGCAAAGAGCAGGAAACTTCCCGAATAATGCAGCTTACTGATGAAGAGTTTATAAATGAATTACAACAGACATTTGGTTTTCGTGCAGGTTTAATAGAAAAAACCGGCGAGCGTTTTTCCTATCCCCTGGCGTACACAGAAGTAGAGCAGTTAACCAAAGGCAGAGTTGTTGTTATTGGAAATGCTGCGCATGCTTTGCATCCAGTTTCAGGGCAGGGTTATAACCTGGCCTTACGTGATGTTGCCGAGCTGGCAGAAATGATTGTAGAAAATGAAGATCCTGGACATGCTTTATTGTTATCTGAATATCATACAAAAAGATTAAAGGATATGCATCGGGTGTATCGAATTACTGATTCAATGGTAAAGATTTTTTCAAATAATTTTTCACCTTTAGGTCACTTAAGAGCGTCAGGATTAATTGCGGTAAATTTAATATCTCCAGTGCGTTCGCTGATGGCTCGTCAAAGTATGGGTTTGTTGGGTTATATGAATAAACTACAACGAAGGTTACCGCTGTAA
- the gcvH gene encoding glycine cleavage system protein GcvH: protein MSEIPTDVRYTSSHEWVRLEDDGTVTIGITDHAQEALGDIVFVELPEIDSEIAQGEACCVVESVKAASDIFMPISGEVVDTNQTLVDEPEMINSSAYIDGWIFKIKPADEDDVEQLMDASSYEAECEDE, encoded by the coding sequence ATGAGTGAAATACCAACAGATGTACGTTATACATCATCACATGAATGGGTTCGTCTGGAAGATGATGGCACTGTAACAATTGGCATTACTGATCATGCGCAAGAAGCGCTGGGTGATATTGTATTTGTTGAATTACCTGAAATTGATTCAGAAATTGCACAGGGCGAAGCATGCTGTGTAGTTGAGTCGGTTAAAGCAGCATCAGATATTTTTATGCCTATAAGTGGTGAAGTTGTTGATACTAATCAGACATTGGTTGATGAGCCAGAAATGATTAATTCATCTGCATATATTGATGGCTGGATATTTAAAATAAAACCAGCAGACGAAGATGATGTTGAGCAGTTAATGGATGCAAGTTCATACGAAGCTGAG
- the gcvT gene encoding glycine cleavage system aminomethyltransferase GcvT — protein MSQKTCLFENHQNHGGKIVDFAGWEMPINYGSQVEEHHQVRTDAGMFDVSHMTVVDLEGDKVVAFLQYLLANDVAKLKSEGKALYSAMLDEQGGVIDDLIVYYMNDQWFRMVVNAGTRDKDLAWINKQSGAFDVSVTERPELAMIAVQGPQAIEKALSALPLDVSQAAAELKRFVGVAAGDWFVARTGYTGEDGFEIMLPESEAPEFWEALAEAGVKPIGLGARDTLRLEAGMNLYGTDMDESTSPLISNLGWTIAWEPEDRIFIGREKIAAEKAAGVKQKLVGLVLEGKGVLRGHMKVVCDAGEGEITSGTFSPSLKQAIAIARVPVAIGETCDVEIRGKLIKAKVIKPVFFREGKSCL, from the coding sequence ATGAGTCAAAAAACCTGTCTATTTGAAAATCACCAGAACCACGGTGGCAAAATCGTTGATTTCGCCGGCTGGGAAATGCCTATTAATTATGGCTCACAAGTTGAAGAGCATCATCAGGTGCGTACCGATGCAGGCATGTTTGATGTGTCGCATATGACTGTGGTTGATCTTGAAGGCGACAAAGTAGTCGCCTTTTTGCAGTACCTGTTAGCGAATGATGTGGCCAAACTGAAATCTGAAGGTAAAGCTCTATACAGTGCCATGCTTGATGAGCAGGGTGGCGTTATTGATGACCTGATTGTTTATTATATGAATGATCAATGGTTTCGCATGGTTGTGAATGCGGGTACACGAGATAAAGATCTTGCCTGGATTAATAAGCAGTCCGGAGCATTTGATGTAAGTGTTACAGAGCGCCCTGAACTGGCAATGATTGCAGTGCAGGGGCCACAAGCGATAGAGAAAGCGTTATCCGCTTTGCCTCTAGATGTTAGCCAGGCAGCTGCAGAATTAAAACGTTTTGTTGGTGTTGCTGCGGGTGACTGGTTTGTTGCACGCACTGGTTACACCGGTGAAGATGGTTTTGAGATTATGTTGCCGGAATCTGAAGCTCCTGAGTTTTGGGAGGCATTAGCAGAAGCGGGTGTAAAACCTATTGGACTGGGTGCCAGGGATACGCTGCGGTTAGAAGCGGGTATGAATTTATATGGTACCGATATGGATGAATCAACATCACCCTTAATATCCAATCTGGGCTGGACCATTGCATGGGAGCCAGAAGATAGAATTTTTATTGGCCGTGAAAAAATTGCTGCTGAAAAAGCCGCAGGAGTGAAGCAGAAGTTAGTAGGTCTTGTGCTTGAAGGTAAAGGCGTACTCCGAGGTCATATGAAAGTAGTATGCGATGCCGGTGAAGGTGAAATAACATCAGGTACGTTCTCGCCCAGTTTAAAACAGGCAATTGCTATTGCCCGTGTGCCTGTTGCAATAGGTGAAACCTGTGATGTAGAAATACGAGGCAAACTAATAAAAGCTAAGGTAATTAAACCAGTGTTTTTCCGTGAAGGAAAATCCTGTTTATAA
- a CDS encoding 2-octaprenyl-3-methyl-6-methoxy-1,4-benzoquinol hydroxylase (catalyzes the formation of 2-octaprenyl-3-methyl-5-hydroxy-6-methoxy-1,4-benzoquinol from 2-octaprenyl-3-methyl-6-methoxy-1,4-benzoquinol), whose product MDKQYDIIIIGGGMVGLTLACALGQQQFKVAVVEAYAPQDINQNDDYELRVSAISKSSQQVLQSINAWQGMLNRRACAYQHMHVWDATGDGNIHFDAAELGLDSLGHIIENKVIQFSLLEQCLKLSNVDWLCPEQVKEIYFSETQQKVVLNSGEEIVAKLLVGADGANSKVREAAAIELNKSPYEQKAVVAVVKSTLHHKDTAWQRFLPSGPLAFLPLGDGNCSIVWSAENQRADELIEMDETVFITELQNAFENTLGKVEKVSQRAAFPLIRRHAKEYVKQGVALVGDAAHTIHPLAGQGVNLGLLDAAALAEVLIKARSQGKIISSLTTLRKYERWRRADNSLMMYSMSGFKNLFSNDQAELSLIRNAGLNMIDSIGPVKNKFMRHALGLEGDLPEMAKSIGW is encoded by the coding sequence ATGGATAAGCAATACGACATCATTATTATTGGTGGAGGCATGGTAGGCCTGACACTAGCCTGTGCGCTGGGGCAGCAGCAATTTAAAGTTGCTGTGGTTGAAGCTTATGCACCGCAAGATATAAATCAGAATGATGATTATGAATTGCGTGTATCGGCTATCAGTAAATCATCGCAGCAGGTGTTGCAAAGTATCAATGCCTGGCAGGGTATGCTGAATCGTCGTGCCTGTGCTTATCAACACATGCATGTATGGGATGCAACGGGTGATGGCAATATACACTTTGATGCAGCAGAGCTCGGGCTGGATTCACTGGGTCATATCATTGAAAATAAAGTCATACAGTTTTCTCTGTTAGAGCAATGTTTAAAATTATCCAATGTTGACTGGTTATGCCCGGAGCAGGTAAAAGAAATTTATTTTTCTGAGACTCAGCAGAAAGTTGTTTTAAACAGTGGTGAAGAAATAGTTGCTAAATTACTCGTGGGTGCCGATGGCGCAAACTCTAAAGTGCGTGAAGCTGCGGCTATTGAACTTAATAAATCGCCTTATGAACAAAAAGCAGTTGTGGCCGTTGTTAAAAGCACTTTGCACCATAAAGATACTGCGTGGCAACGCTTTTTACCCAGCGGGCCGCTGGCTTTTTTACCGCTTGGTGATGGTAATTGTTCGATTGTCTGGTCCGCAGAAAATCAGCGAGCAGACGAATTAATTGAAATGGATGAAACCGTATTTATAACCGAGTTGCAAAATGCATTTGAAAATACATTGGGTAAAGTTGAAAAAGTAAGTCAAAGAGCCGCTTTTCCATTGATTCGCAGACATGCAAAAGAATATGTAAAACAGGGTGTAGCATTAGTGGGCGATGCTGCGCACACCATACATCCACTTGCGGGGCAGGGTGTGAACTTGGGTTTGCTTGATGCTGCTGCATTAGCGGAAGTGTTAATTAAAGCAAGGTCTCAGGGTAAAATTATATCCTCCTTAACAACGCTTAGAAAATATGAACGATGGCGTCGTGCCGATAATAGTTTGATGATGTACAGCATGAGTGGTTTTAAAAACTTGTTTAGTAACGATCAGGCTGAATTATCTTTAATTCGAAATGCGGGTTTAAATATGATTGATAGCATCGGGCCTGTGAAAAATAAATTTATGCGTCATGCATTAGGTCTTGAAGGCGATCTGCCAGAAATGGCGAAATCAATTGGCTGGTAG